One Heptranchias perlo isolate sHepPer1 unplaced genomic scaffold, sHepPer1.hap1 HAP1_SCAFFOLD_56, whole genome shotgun sequence DNA segment encodes these proteins:
- the LOC137315772 gene encoding probable G-protein coupled receptor 139, whose amino-acid sequence MEYPIIYQIEDIYYPALAVIGVPGKLRLFCSTIISLLPCLSLTVNLLAIVILSRGKCGLSKCISRYLLGMAAADLLVVITDLILTRVGLSYFPNSFLFITPVCRPIMFLGSAATVVSVWLTVAFTFDRFLAICCENLKTKYCTEKTAAVVIGTVSVLGCLESVPWYFIYQPYLIIDNVPRDCVFKLNFRTSPVWAAFEFVHLILTPYVPFFLILLLNVLTVRRILVASRVRRGLRGHSNEENQKDPEMENRNKSIILLFSISGSFILLWVTQVVNNIYRRISDTRYYNSYTDPRYITEATSRMLQILSSCTNTCIYVLTKAKFREELKNAVKYPLNLIVKFVKS is encoded by the exons atggaatatccaatAATTTATCAGATAGAAGATATTTACTATCCTGCCCTTGCAGTAATTGGAGTGCCGGGTAAgct tcgcctgttctgttctacCA taatttctctgcttccttgtctctctcttacagttaacttgttggcgattgtgatcctgtcccgaggaaagtgcgggctCTCCaagtgtatcagtcgctacctgctgggaatggcagcggccgatctcctggtcgttatcactgatctgatattgacACGGGTTGGTCTAAGTTATTTCCCCAATTCATTCttgttcattactcccgtgtgtcgtCCCATTATGTTCTTGggttctgcagccacagtggtttctgtctggctcacagtcgctttcacctttgatcgatttttggccatttgttgtgagaatcttaaaacaaaatattgcaccgagaaaacggcggctgtagttataggaacagtgagtgtgttgggctgtttggagagtgttCCCTGGTACTTCATATATCAACCTTACctcataattgataatgttccccggGATTGTGTCTTTAAACTGAACTTCCGCACTTCCCCAGTGTGGGCCGCATTTGAGTtcgttcacctcattttaaccccttatgtcccgttctttctgattttgctgctcaatgttctgacggtcagacgtattttagtggccagtcgagtccgcaggggactccggggccacagcaatgaagaaaatcagaaggatccagagatggagaaccgaaataaatccatcattttactcttcagtatatcgggcagttttatcctATTATGGGTGACCCAGGTTGTAAATAACATTTATCGGCGAATTTCAGACACTCGGTATTATAATTCCTACACTGACCCTCGTTATATCACAGAAGCCACATCACGAATGCTGCagattctcagttcctgcacaaacacgtgtatttatgtcctgaccaaggctaaattcagagaggagctgaagaacgcggtgaaatacccactcaatctaattgttaaattcgtTAAATCGTAG